The following proteins are co-located in the Silene latifolia isolate original U9 population chromosome 1, ASM4854445v1, whole genome shotgun sequence genome:
- the LOC141608403 gene encoding pentatricopeptide repeat-containing protein At3g63370, chloroplastic: MASSVQHQPIQLNSCGRPIVPNFPMLKNAHFNVPLKPSKSLTKPTKSPSFRVCYDVGNLKQAFNSLTNYLIHQNVSQITPDEAYSSVLEVCADNKAIKEGQQLHAHLITSNAHGNLVFLRTKLVFMYGKCGSVFDAKKVFDEMPQRTIFSWNAMLGAYVSNGKPRDALELYRQMRVLAVKVDACTFPCILKACGLIKDFKLGTEIHGYALKLGYDSNGFIVNALVSMYAKCEDTDGARSLFGRIKDKSDIVLWNSILSAYSAKGRAVEVISLLREMQRSGVKMNSFTYVCALQTCGEPLRRLGMELHAAILKSNDIMHLFVANALLVMYTRCGRMTEAAQIFRNMIEKDSISWNSMLSGYVQNGCYSEARQFFHGMIEIGLRADEVSLISILGVSGRLNNTLNGMEAHAFAIKHGLDSGIQVSNSLIDMYSKCSQMTYMTRVFRNMLTRDVISWTTIIAGYAQNSRFSDALDMFRKVKSEGVAIDAMMIGSVLLACSSLKQINHVKETHGYILRNRLSDLVLNNTLLDAYGECNDIELASHMFRLIENKDVVSWTTMISLYVDIGHGNEALNLFRLMKESGVEPDGVALVSILSAIASLSALKKGKEVHGFFIKQGIPLEGSIASSLVDMYARCGNPENSFKVFNLVENKDAVLWTCMIHSSGMHGRGQEAIELFNKMEMENTRPDHITFLALLYACSHSGMTNEGERYLELLQSKYKLEPWPEHYACVVDLLGRSNRLEEAYQFVKSMPIEPNAIVWCSLLGACHVHSNKKLGDIAARKLLESEPENPGNYVLVSNTFAATGRWDDVELVRERMRERGLKKSPACSWIEVKDQVHTFMARDKSHPKSEQIYKKLAQVIDTLRKEADYIPQTKFVLHNVEEQEKVKMLYGHSERLAITYALLESPKGTPIRVTKNLRVCGDCHNFIKLVSRFFDREIIVRDASRFHHFCQGSCSCGDFW, encoded by the coding sequence atggCTTCTTCAGTCCAACACCAACCTATACAACTTAACTCTTGTGGAAGACCAATAGTACCAAACTTTCCCATGCTAAAAAATGCCCATTTCAACGTCCCTCTTAAACCCTCGAAATCTCtgacaaaaccaacaaaatcaccATCTTTTAGAGTGTGTTACGATGTGGGAAATCTTAAACAAGCTTTCAACTCATTAACAAACTATCTGATACATCAAAATGTATCTCAAATAACTCCCGATGAAGCATACTCATCAGTTCTTGAGGTTTGTGCTGATAATAAGGCAATTAAGGAAGGCCAACAGCTTCATGCCCACCTTATTACATCTAATGCCCATGGAAATTTGGTTTTTTTGAGGACTAAACTAGTCTTCATGTATGGGAAATGTGGGTCTGTGTTTGATGCCAAaaaggtgtttgatgaaatgcctcaACGAACTATTTTTTCATGGAATGCTATGTTAGGTGCTTATGTTTCCAATGGGAAGCCTAGGGATGCACTAGAGTTGTATCGCCAAATGCGGGTTTTGGCTGTCAAGGTTGATGCTTGTACATTCCCTTGTATACTTAAGGCTTGTGGTTTAATCAAGGATTTCAAGTTAGGGACTGAAATTCACGGTTATGCATTGAAACTTGGATACGACTCTAATGGTTTTATTGTAAATGCCCTGGTAAGTATGTATGCGAAATGCGAGGATACTGATGGGGCCAGGAGTTTGTTTGGTAGAATTAAAGATAAGAGTGACATTGTATTATGGAATTCGATATTATCTGCGTATTCTGCGAAAGGAAGGGCTGTAGAAGTCATATCCCTCTTGAGAGAAATGCAAAGAAGCGGAGTTAAAATGAATAGCTTTACTTATGTTTGTGCACTTCAAACATGTGGTGAGCCGCTGAGGAGATTAGGGATGGAGCTTCATGCTGCAATTCTAAAATCGAATGACATTATGCATCTTTTTGTGGCTAATGCTTTGCTTGTTATGTATACTAGGTGTGGTAGAATGACAGAAGCTGCTCAAATTTTCCGTAATATGATTGAGAAAGATAGCATTTCATGGAATTCTATGCTTTCAGGTTACGTGCAAAATGGTTGTTATAGTGAAGCTCGTCAATTCTTTCATGGAATGATCGAGATAGGACTGAGAGCTGACGAAGTCTCTTTGATAAGCATCCTTGGAGTGTCTGGAAGGTTGAACAACACGTTAAATGGAATGGAAGCTCATGCTTTTGCTATAAAGCACGGATTGGATTCTGGCATTCAAGTCTCGAATTCCCTTATAGATATGTACTCCAAATGTTCTCAAATGACTTATATGACTCGGGTTTTCAGAAACATGCTCACTAGAGATGTTATTTCTTGGACGACCATCATAGCTGGCTATGCTCAAAACAGTAGGTTTAGTGATGCATTAGATATGTTCAGGAAAGTAAAAAGTGAAGGAGTTGCAATTGATGCCATGATGATTGGGAGTGTCCTGCTTGCTTGCTCTTCATTGAAGCAAATTAACCATGTGAAAGAGACACATGGTTATATTCTAAGAAACAGGCTTTCTGATTTAGTTCTGAATAACACTCTCTTAGACGCGTATGGAGAATGCAACGACATTGAATTGGCATCTCATATGTTTAGGTTGATTGAAAATAAGGATGTTGTTTCTTGGACTACCATGATATCTCTTTATGTGGATATTGGACATGGAAATGAGGCTCTCAACCTTTTCCGATTGATGAAAGAAAGTGGCGTGGAACCAGACGGTGTAGCGTTAGTCAGCATACTGTCAGCCATAGCTAGTCTTTCCGCCTTgaagaaagggaaagaagtccATGGGTTCTTTATCAAGCAAGGAATTCCATTAGAGGGGTCTATTGCTAGCTCTCTGGTTGATATGTATGCCCGATGTGGGAATCCCGAGAACTCATTCAAGGTGTTTAACCTTGTGGAGAATAAAGACGCAGTTCTATGGACGTGTATGATTCATTCAAGCGGAATGCATGGCCGGGGCCAGGAAGCTATTGAGCTATTTAACAAAATGGAGATGGAAAACACTCGGCCAGATCATATTACTTTTTTGGCTCTTCTATATGCATGTAGCCACTCAGGAATGACTAATGAAGGTGAAAGATATTTAGAACTTCTGCAAAGTAAATATAAATTAGAGCCGTGGCCTGAACACTATGCTTGTGTAGTTGATCTCCTAGGGAGATCAAATCGGCTTGAAGAAGCTTATCAATTTGTGAAAAGCATGCCTATTGAACCTAACGCTATAGTTTGGTGCTCTCTTTTGGGTGCTTGTCATGTTCACTCGAATAAGAAATTGGGAGATATTGCTGCACGGAAGTTATTAGAATCAGAACCTGAGAATCCTGGAAACTATGTGCTCGTGTCTAACACCTTTGCTGCAACTGGAAGATGGGATGATGTTGAGCTAGTTCGCGAGAGGATGAGAGAAAGAGGACTGAAGAAAAGTCCAGCTTGTAGTTGGATAGAGGTCAAGGATCAGGTTCATACTTTCATGGCAAGGGACAAGTCCCACCCAAAAAGTGAGCAAATATACAAAAAACTAGCTCAAGTTATTGACACATTGCGGAAGGAAGCAGATTATATTCCTCAAACCAAGTTTGTTCTGCATAATGTTGAGGAGCAAGAGAAAGTAAAGATGCTATATGGTCATAGTGAAAGGTTGGCAATCACTTATGCTCTTCTTGAATCTCCTAAAGGAACCCCTATAAGAGTGACTAAGAATCTTCGTGTATGTGGTGATTGCCACAATTTCATTAAGTTGGTGTCAAGGTTTTTCGATAGGGAAATCATTGTAAGGGATGCCAGCAGATTTCATCATTTCTGCCAAGGAAGCTGTTCTTGTGGGGATTTCTGGTGA
- the LOC141608411 gene encoding ETO1-like protein 1, translating into MRTLFHSESCKEPHLNVLNPQSWLQVERGKLSKIPPQASSSSIGSLIKLPDPPIVPHFKPLDYVHILAQIHEELESCPPHDRSTLYLLQFQVFKGLGEVKLMRRSLRSAWLKSSSVHEKIIFGSWLKYEKKGEEFIFDLLASCNKCAQEFGPIDVASELPNDCDQVSETPGISGNQSIRTVIFRIGNERVQCDRQKMARLSAPFRAMLNGCFTESNSKEIDFSENNISLVGMRAISHFSRTGNLNELSPDILLEMFSFSNKFCCERLKDACDRKLASLVSSRQDAVELLEYAIEENSPILAATCLQVFLHELPDCLNDDRVVEILGNANEPQLSIVVGNASFSLFCLLSEVSMSLDAKSDKTVLFLKRLVQSATDRRQKMMAFHQLGCVRLLRKEYDQATEAFQKAVDEGHMYSITGLARISSIKGQKNWAFEELSSLISSSTPLGWMYQERSLYCEGDRRWNDLEKATELDPTLTYPYMYRAASLMRKQEGQAAVAEINRLLGFKLALECLELRFCFYLALENYEAAFCDIQAILTLCPDYLMFEGRVAATKLRILVREHVEKWTTADCWLKLYERWSTVDDIGSLSVIYQMLESDATKGVLYFRQSLLLLRLNCPEAAMQSLQLARQHAASDDERLVYEGWILYDTGHCEEGLRKAEESIKLKRSFEAFFLKAYALADSSQDPSCSSAVISLLEDALKCPSDRLRKGQALNNLGSVYVDCGKLDLAADCYVNALKIRHTRAHQGLARVHFLRNDKISAFDEMTQLIEKAQSNASAYEKRSEYCDRDLTKADLEMVTQLDPLRVYPYRYRAAVLMDSHKEKEAIAELSRAIAIKADVHLLHLRAAFHEHIGDVMGALRDCRAALSVDPNHQEMLELHNRVNTHEP; encoded by the exons ATGAGGACTTTGTTTCATTCTGAATCATGTAAAGAACCACACCTCAATGTTCTCAATCCGCAATCGTGGCTTCAAGTTGAAAGGGGGAAACTTTCTAAGATACCACCACAAGCCTCCTCTTCTTCAAT AGGCTCTCTTATCAAGCTTCCTGATCCGCCTATTGTTCCACACTTTAAGCCTCTTGATTATGTACACATTTTAGCTCAAATTCACGAGGAGTTGGAATCTTGTCCGCCTCATGACAGGTCCACCCTCTATTTGCTTCAATTCCAAGTGTTTAAGGGCCTTGGAGAGGTTAAATTGATGCGCAGAAGTCTTAGGTCTGCGTGGCTAAAGTCTAGCAGTGTTCATGAGAAGATTATATTTGGGTCATGGTTAAAGTATGAGAAGAAAGGGGAGGAATTTATTTTTGATTTACTTGCTTCTTGTAATAAATGTGCTCAAGAGTTTGGCCCAATAGATGTTGCTTCTGAATTACCAAATGATTGCGATCAAGTTTCTGAAACTCCAGGGATTAGTGGGAATCAAAGTATCAGAACCGTCATTTTTCGAATTGGTAATGAGAGAGTACAATGTGATAGACAGAAAATGGCTCGGCTTTCTGCCCCATTTCGTGCCATGCTTAATGGTTGTTTTACTGAATCAAACTCCAAAGAAATAGACTTTTCTGAAAACAACATATCTCTTGTGGGTATGAGAGCCATAAGTCATTTTAGCAGGACGGGAAATTTGAATGAACTATCCCCAGATATACTCCTGGAAATGTTCTCATTTTCTAACAAATTTTGCTGTGAAAGGTTAAAAGACGCGTGTGATCGTAAACTTGCTTCACTGGTTTCGTCAAGGCAGGATGCAGTGGAGCTTTTAGAATACGCAATTGAGGAGAATTCTCCTATTCTCGCGGCCACGTGTTTGCAAGTTTTTCTGCACGAGCTTCCTGATTGTTTAAATGATGATAGAGTTGTTGAAATTTTAGGCAACGCCAACGAGCCACAACTGTCTATTGTGGTCGGAAACGCCTCATTTTCACTATTCTGTCTTCTTAGTGAAGTTTCTATGAGCCTTGATGCTAAATCGGACAAAACAGTGCTGTTCTTGAAACGATTGGTGCAATCGGCAACAGATAGAAGACAAAAAATGATGGCTTTTCATCAACTGGGTTGTGTGAGGCTTTTAAGGAAAGAGTATGACCAAGCCACAGAGGCTTTTCAGAAAGCTGTAGATGAAGGACATATGTACTCAATTACTGGTTTGGCAAGGATAAGCTCCATCAAGGGCCAAAAGAATTGGGCTTTTGAGGAGCTTAGTTCTCTAATATCATCTAGTACTCCTCTTGGATGGATGTACCAAGAGAGGTCTCTCTATTGTGAAGGGGATAGGAGGTGGAATGATCTCGAGAAAGCGACAGAATTAGACCCAACACTTACATATCCATACATGTATCGAGCggcatctttgatgaggaagcaAGAGGGTCAAGCTGCAGTTGCTGAAATTAATCGTCTCCTTGGTTTCAAATTAGCGCTAGAATGCTTGGAGCTTCGATTTTGCTTCTATTTGGCCCTTGAGAATTATGAAGCAGCCTTCTGTGATATTCAAGCAATTCTGACACTTTGTCCGGATTATCTCATGTTTGAAGGCCGTGTTGCAGCCACCAAACTGCGTATTCTGGTGCGCGAGCATGTTGAGAAGTGGACAACTGCAGACTGTTGGTTAAAATTGTATGAACGGTGGTCTACTGTTGATGATATCGGTTCCTTATCTGTAATTTACCAGATGCTAGAGTCTGATGCAACGAAAGGTGTTTTGTACTTCAGACAGTCACTGCTTTTGTTAAG GTTAAATTGTCCGGAAGCAGCTATGCAGAGTTTGCAGTTGGCACGTCAACATGCAGCTAGCGACGATGAGCGTCTTGTTTATGAAGGGTGGATACTATATGATACAGGACATTGTGAGGAAGGGCTGCGGAAGGCTGAGGAGTCCATTAAACTAAAGAGATCATTTGAGGCTTTCTTCTTGAAAGCTTATGCATTAGCTGACTCTAGTCAGGATCCATCATGTTCATCAGCTGTTATTTCACTTCTTGAGGATGCCCTGAAATGCCCTTCTGACAGGCTTCGCAAAGGTCAG GCTTTAAACAATCTTGGAAGTGTGTATGTTGACTGTGGGAAATTGGACTTAGCAGCTGACTGCTATGTTAATGCTCTTAAGATTCGCCATACCCGAGCTCATCAAGGCCTTGCTAGAGTTCATTTTCTCAGGAATGACAAGATATCCGCATTTGATGAAATGACACAGCTGATTGAAAAGGCCCAGAGTAATGCTTCAGCCTATGAAAAGCGTTCTGAATATTGTGACCGTGACTTGACCAAGGCCGACCTAGAAATGGTCACTCAATTAGACCCGCTTCGAGTATATCCATACCGATATCGAGCAGCAG TGTTAATGGACAGCCACAAGGAGAAGGAAGCTATTGCAGAGCTTTCAAGGGCGATTGCAATTAAAGCAGACGTACACCTGCTGCATCTACGAGCAGCTTTTCACGAGCACATAGGTGATGTCATGGGTGCTCTCCGGGACTGTCGGGCTGCTCTTTCCGTTGATCCAAACCATCAAGAGATGCTAGAGCTTCATAATAGGGTTAACACCCATGAGCCCTGA